The Methanobrevibacter sp. genomic interval GGCATTACTGATAATTGTATTGTTATTCGATATTGCAGGCGAAAACATCAAGAAATTACTTGACCCGACAAGTGCAAATGAGTAGGTGAATATTATGGATAAATTATTAGATGTGGAAAATGTTTCAATTTCATTCATACAGTATACTCAAGGATTAAATCAAAGGGATTTGAAAGTAATCACAGATTTAACACTTGACATATCCGAAGGAGAAATACTGGCAGTATTGGGTTCCAGCGGATCTGGAAAAAGCCTGCTTGCACATGCCATATTCGGAATTCTTCCTGAAAATGCAAACCTGAATGGAAAAATAAAATATAAAGGAAAAGAACTGTCACAAAAAGACAAAGAGGAGATACGCGGGAAAGAAATAGCATTAATTCCTCAATCAGTCAACTTCTTAGACCCTTTAATGAAAATTTCTGACCAGGCAATCGGACACACTGAAAGCGAAGAAGAGAAGAAAGCCAAAAAGGCAAAACAAAGAGAAATCTTCGAACACTACAACCTAGGCCCTGAAGTGGATGACATGTACCCCTTCCAACTATCCGGAGGAATGGCAAGAAGAGTGCTCGTATCAACAGCATTATTCTCAAACCCAAAACTTGTCGTTGCTGATGAGCCGACACCGGGACTTGATGAAAAAACAGTGCAGGAAACTCTAAACCACTTCAAACACATGAAGGAAGATGATGTGGGAGTACTGTTAATCACACACGACATCCATGCAGCGCTAGAAGTGGCAGACAGGATAGGAATATTCTACTCAGGATATGTTATCGAAATCGCTGAAAACAAGGACTTTTCAGGTGATGGAGAAAACCTCCTGCACCCTTACACAAAGGCTTTATACAAGGCACTGCCAGCAAATGGGTTCAACCTGACAAAAGGCCACCAACCACTGCATGGTGAAATTCCGGAAGGTTGCCCATATTACGACAGGTGCGAAATGAGATTCGACAGATGCAAAAGCGAGAGACCACAACTAATCGACCTAGGAAATAAAAAAGTCAGATGTTTTAAATATGAAGAAGGTGCATAACATGGAACTTAAAGGAACAAACATTGCATTTAAATATCCCTTAGCAAAGGAATACCTGTTAAGAGACATCAACATACATCTGGACAACAATAAAATTGTTGGTTTGGTTGGAGACAGTGGTGTTGGAAAGTCAACATTGTGTGAAATACTCTCAGGATATCTGACAAACTTCGAAGGGACAGTGACACTTGACGGCAATCCATTGCCTCAAAAGGAATTCTGCCCAGTG includes:
- a CDS encoding ABC transporter ATP-binding protein, with protein sequence MDKLLDVENVSISFIQYTQGLNQRDLKVITDLTLDISEGEILAVLGSSGSGKSLLAHAIFGILPENANLNGKIKYKGKELSQKDKEEIRGKEIALIPQSVNFLDPLMKISDQAIGHTESEEEKKAKKAKQREIFEHYNLGPEVDDMYPFQLSGGMARRVLVSTALFSNPKLVVADEPTPGLDEKTVQETLNHFKHMKEDDVGVLLITHDIHAALEVADRIGIFYSGYVIEIAENKDFSGDGENLLHPYTKALYKALPANGFNLTKGHQPLHGEIPEGCPYYDRCEMRFDRCKSERPQLIDLGNKKVRCFKYEEGA